In one window of Dokdonia sp. PRO95 DNA:
- the thiC gene encoding phosphomethylpyrimidine synthase ThiC produces the protein MKNRDTAPKQGGITRNPFPNSKKIYVNGKIHPQIKVAMREIALSDTVDSMTKRKTPNEPVTVYDTSGPYTDPNKEIDIHSGLERIRESWILERNNVELLDSYSSTYCNERLNDKSLDHMRFKLLKKPMRAKKGENVTQLHYAKQGIITPEMEYIAIRENQRIDEMTEIRKQHKGEHFGASIPDKITPEFVRSEVARGRAVIPSNINHPEAEPMILGRNFLVKINANIGNSAVTSSIEEEVEKAVWACRWGADNIMDLSTGENIHETREWIIRNSPVPVGTVPIYQALEKVNGVAEDLTWEIFKDTLIEQAEQGVDYFTIHAGVLLRYVPMTANRVTGIVSRGGSIMAKWCLAHHKESFLYTHFEDICEILKQYDVAFSLGDGLRPGSVADANDEAQFAELETLGELTKIARKHDVQCFIEGPGHVPMHMIKENMEKQIEVCDEAPFYTLGPLTTDIAPGYDHITSGIGAAMIGWYGCAMLCYVTPKEHLGLPNKEDVRVGVVTYKLAAHAADLAKGHPGSQHRDNALSMARFEFRWEDQFNLGLDPERAREYHDETLPAAGAKVAHFCSMCGPKFCSMKISQEVRDFAAVNDIVDNEVIQKGMEEKSKEFKAKGSEVYL, from the coding sequence ATGAAAAATAGAGACACTGCGCCTAAGCAAGGCGGCATTACCAGAAATCCATTTCCTAATTCAAAAAAAATCTACGTAAACGGTAAGATTCACCCACAGATTAAAGTGGCTATGCGTGAGATTGCGCTTAGTGATACTGTGGACTCAATGACCAAAAGGAAAACGCCAAACGAGCCAGTAACGGTGTATGACACCTCTGGTCCATACACAGATCCAAACAAAGAAATCGACATACACAGTGGTTTAGAGCGCATCCGTGAGTCGTGGATTCTGGAGCGCAATAATGTAGAACTATTAGATAGCTACTCCTCTACCTATTGCAACGAGCGTCTCAATGATAAGAGTCTAGACCACATGCGTTTCAAGCTTTTAAAGAAACCTATGCGTGCAAAAAAAGGTGAAAATGTCACGCAGCTGCACTATGCAAAACAAGGGATTATCACTCCAGAAATGGAGTATATCGCTATTCGCGAAAATCAGCGTATCGATGAGATGACGGAGATTAGAAAGCAACATAAAGGAGAACATTTTGGTGCGTCTATTCCTGATAAAATCACGCCAGAATTTGTACGCTCAGAAGTTGCAAGAGGTCGTGCCGTAATCCCTTCAAACATCAACCACCCAGAAGCAGAGCCTATGATTTTAGGACGTAATTTCTTGGTGAAGATTAATGCAAATATTGGAAACTCGGCAGTTACCTCGTCCATCGAGGAAGAAGTAGAAAAAGCCGTTTGGGCATGCCGCTGGGGTGCAGATAATATCATGGATTTATCTACGGGTGAAAACATACATGAGACCCGCGAGTGGATCATACGCAACTCCCCTGTTCCCGTGGGAACGGTTCCTATTTACCAAGCGTTAGAAAAAGTAAATGGCGTTGCCGAAGATCTAACGTGGGAGATTTTTAAAGACACGTTGATTGAGCAAGCAGAGCAAGGTGTAGACTATTTTACCATACACGCTGGTGTGTTATTACGTTATGTGCCTATGACCGCAAACCGTGTGACGGGTATCGTCTCTCGTGGCGGATCTATCATGGCAAAGTGGTGTCTTGCACATCATAAAGAGAGCTTTTTGTACACACATTTTGAAGATATCTGTGAGATTTTAAAGCAATATGACGTTGCCTTTTCTTTGGGTGACGGTTTACGCCCTGGCTCTGTAGCAGATGCAAATGATGAGGCACAATTTGCTGAGTTAGAAACGCTGGGCGAACTCACAAAAATCGCTCGTAAGCATGATGTGCAGTGCTTTATAGAAGGTCCTGGTCACGTCCCGATGCACATGATAAAGGAAAATATGGAGAAGCAGATTGAAGTATGCGATGAGGCTCCATTTTACACTCTAGGTCCTCTTACTACAGATATTGCGCCTGGTTATGACCATATTACCTCTGGAATTGGTGCTGCCATGATAGGCTGGTACGGGTGTGCGATGTTGTGCTACGTTACTCCAAAAGAACACCTTGGATTACCCAATAAAGAAGACGTGCGCGTTGGTGTGGTTACTTACAAACTAGCGGCTCACGCTGCAGATCTGGCCAAAGGTCACCCAGGTTCGCAACATCGAGATAATGCGCTGAGTATGGCGCGTTTTGAATTTCGCTGGGAAGACCAGTTCAATCTTGGTCTCGATCCAGAACGAGCTCGCGAGTATCACGATGAAACGCTACCAGCAGCAGGTGCAAAAGTGGCGCACTTCTGCTCCATGTGCGGACCAAAATTTTGCTCCATGAAAATTTCTCAGGAAGTAAGAGATTTTGCTGCTGTAAATGACATAGTCGACAACGAAGTCATCCAAAAAGGAATGGAAGAAAAGTCAAAAGAATTTAAAGCCAAAGGTTCCGAAGTATATCTGTAA
- a CDS encoding thiamine phosphate synthase: MIIVLSPEYDIPNEVETLNQLFKQGLACYHVRKPHKSYEEYCAYIQQIDTAFHDKIVVHDYHKVINEFNLKGIHFKEQHRIDHIDNPGKYFKGLNMFGKTISSSFHDLQALEDCYFEFDYHFLSPVFNSISKEGYSGRGFDVTDSNKTIIALGGICPENVAQVKQLGYNGIAVLGSIWKAVNPLQSFKKIKSAFG; this comes from the coding sequence ATGATCATCGTACTATCACCAGAATATGATATCCCTAATGAAGTAGAAACACTCAACCAGTTATTTAAACAAGGATTAGCATGCTATCATGTAAGAAAACCACATAAAAGTTATGAGGAATATTGCGCCTACATACAGCAGATAGATACTGCATTTCATGACAAGATTGTAGTGCACGATTACCATAAAGTCATCAACGAATTTAATTTAAAAGGAATCCATTTTAAGGAACAACATCGCATAGATCACATAGATAATCCTGGTAAGTATTTTAAAGGTTTAAATATGTTCGGAAAAACGATAAGCTCCTCTTTTCATGATTTGCAAGCTCTAGAAGACTGCTATTTTGAATTTGACTATCACTTTTTGAGTCCTGTGTTTAATTCCATTTCAAAAGAAGGCTATAGTGGCCGTGGCTTTGATGTAACTGATAGCAATAAAACAATCATTGCCTTGGGCGGGATCTGCCCAGAAAATGTAGCACAAGTCAAACAACTAGGCTATAACGGAATTGCAGTTTTAGGAAGTATATGGAAAGCAGTGAATCCGTTGCAGAGTTTTAAAAAAATAAAATCAGCATTTGGATAG
- the thiS gene encoding sulfur carrier protein ThiS has translation MINIKVNQTSYQFPAQVTLDQILSQLDISVSGIAVAINERIITRSQWVSTIPDDGDAVLIIKATQGG, from the coding sequence ATGATAAACATAAAGGTCAATCAAACCTCGTATCAATTTCCAGCACAGGTCACACTAGACCAGATTCTCTCGCAACTCGACATTTCGGTCAGTGGGATTGCTGTGGCTATTAATGAGCGCATTATTACTAGATCACAATGGGTTTCCACCATTCCTGATGATGGCGATGCTGTGCTTATTATTAAAGCCACACAAGGTGGATAA
- a CDS encoding hydroxymethylpyrimidine/phosphomethylpyrimidine kinase, with amino-acid sequence MKTNNYILTIAGLDPSSGAGITSDIKTFEAHRLYGLSVCTAVTVQNDVDFKECVWIDKAVIISQIETLFERFEISVVKIGIIQSWEVLSLVLDSLHMLNPEIKIIVDPIIKASAGFDFHSLEHQDILDKIWSQCYVITPNYDEIQLLYPDLSIEETIEHISNLTNIHLKGGHRKDKTGWDLLYHSKTVVKNITPKAEKVLQKHGSGCVLSAALASNILLQQGIEEAAINAKYYTEAFLNSTDSLLGQHSYPTIKIKS; translated from the coding sequence TTGAAAACAAACAATTACATATTAACCATTGCAGGCTTAGACCCATCAAGTGGCGCAGGAATCACTTCAGATATTAAAACATTTGAAGCGCACCGGCTATACGGTTTATCAGTGTGTACCGCAGTCACGGTTCAAAATGATGTCGATTTTAAAGAATGTGTGTGGATAGACAAAGCTGTGATTATTTCGCAAATAGAAACGCTTTTTGAACGGTTTGAAATCTCCGTAGTGAAGATTGGTATTATTCAATCATGGGAAGTGCTGTCGCTTGTTTTGGATAGCTTACATATGCTTAATCCTGAGATAAAAATCATTGTAGATCCCATCATAAAGGCGAGCGCTGGCTTTGATTTTCATAGCCTCGAGCATCAAGATATTTTGGATAAAATATGGTCACAATGTTATGTGATTACTCCTAATTATGATGAGATCCAACTACTGTATCCAGACCTCAGTATTGAAGAAACGATAGAACACATAAGCAACTTGACAAATATTCACTTAAAAGGCGGACATAGAAAGGATAAAACGGGCTGGGACCTGCTTTACCACAGTAAAACCGTTGTAAAAAATATTACTCCTAAGGCAGAAAAGGTGTTACAAAAACATGGAAGCGGTTGTGTGCTTTCGGCCGCGCTGGCGAGTAATATTTTGTTGCAGCAAGGTATAGAAGAAGCCGCGATAAACGCAAAATACTATACCGAAGCCTTTTTAAACTCAACCGATAGCTTACTGGGACAACACAGTTATCCAACAATAAAAATTAAATCGTAA
- the thiE gene encoding thiamine phosphate synthase, translated as MIPKLHYISQGKTPEVHLDNIENACTHGATLVQLRLKNVSLDQVLITAKEARAITAQYRTKLIINDHYEIAKEAKADGVHLGKTDSCPTIARTHLYSWQIIGGTANTLEDCVSLINKGVDYIGLGPLRFTSTKKNLSPILGFNGYRLITDELKTKTPIIAIGGITTDDVTDLLETGIYGIAISGEITNDFTKIEAFQQSLGASLIEEQRHTFK; from the coding sequence ATGATACCAAAACTACATTATATCTCTCAGGGTAAAACGCCAGAAGTGCATCTTGATAACATAGAGAATGCTTGTACGCATGGAGCAACACTGGTGCAACTTCGCTTAAAAAATGTCTCTTTAGACCAGGTACTAATTACAGCAAAAGAAGCGCGAGCAATAACCGCACAATACCGTACAAAACTCATCATCAATGATCACTATGAGATAGCAAAAGAAGCAAAAGCAGATGGTGTGCACTTAGGAAAAACCGACTCCTGCCCTACTATCGCTAGAACGCATTTATACTCTTGGCAAATTATAGGAGGTACTGCAAATACGCTAGAAGACTGTGTATCATTGATAAACAAAGGAGTAGATTACATAGGTCTTGGGCCGTTACGTTTTACATCTACCAAGAAGAATTTAAGCCCAATTTTAGGTTTTAACGGTTATCGTCTCATTACAGATGAATTAAAAACTAAAACTCCCATTATCGCAATTGGAGGAATCACCACAGACGACGTAACAGATCTACTAGAAACAGGTATTTATGGAATCGCTATATCTGGAGAAATTACCAATGACTTTACAAAAATAGAAGCCTTCCAGCAATCCCTAGGAGCATCATTAATAGAAGAACAACGCCATACATTTAAATAA